One genomic segment of Helicobacter enhydrae includes these proteins:
- the corA gene encoding magnesium/cobalt transporter CorA, with protein sequence MIKIFAREDQKILQKNLHDSLLQNILWIDLQDPTNDEVSYIAQTYNLEIPSNEEREEIEESARYWEDPQSITINTYFLIPSVKDRRVNNQTITFILHQDILLTIRYGDFSVFDETQKTLLANPIDYNNGFEVISKIFEIRVEKDADMLENFARSTRALRAKVFDQDIHAYDEMLAHLSRLQEFNMEVRDSLFDKRRAITAMLKSIKPSGEIKKNLTIILKDINSLIEFANTSMNALDNIQSLLTNQINIEQNKTIKLFTVVTVVMMPPTLIGTIYGMNFKHMPELEWSFGYPLVILIMILSTLFPFLYFKKKGWLK encoded by the coding sequence GTGATCAAGATTTTTGCTAGAGAAGATCAAAAAATTTTACAAAAAAACCTCCATGATTCTTTGCTGCAAAATATTTTGTGGATTGATTTGCAAGATCCGACTAATGATGAGGTGAGTTATATCGCTCAAACCTACAATCTTGAAATCCCAAGCAACGAGGAGCGAGAGGAGATTGAGGAGAGTGCGCGTTATTGGGAAGATCCTCAAAGTATCACGATTAATACTTATTTTTTGATTCCTTCAGTCAAAGATAGACGCGTCAATAACCAAACGATTACTTTTATTTTGCACCAAGATATTTTATTGACGATACGCTATGGGGATTTTAGCGTCTTTGATGAGACGCAAAAAACCCTTCTTGCAAATCCTATTGATTACAACAATGGGTTTGAAGTCATTAGCAAGATCTTTGAGATTCGTGTGGAAAAAGATGCGGATATGTTGGAAAACTTCGCAAGATCAACGCGCGCTTTGAGGGCAAAGGTTTTTGATCAAGATATCCACGCTTATGATGAAATGCTTGCCCATCTCTCAAGGTTGCAAGAGTTTAATATGGAAGTGCGTGATTCTTTGTTTGACAAACGACGCGCGATTACTGCGATGCTCAAGAGTATCAAACCAAGTGGGGAGATCAAAAAGAATCTCACGATTATTTTGAAAGACATCAATTCTCTGATTGAGTTTGCAAACACTAGTATGAATGCTCTAGATAACATTCAAAGTCTGCTAACCAATCAGATCAATATCGAGCAAAACAAGACAATCAAGCTTTTCACGGTTGTGACCGTTGTGATGATGCCTCCTACATTGATTGGGACAATCTATGGTATGAACTTCAAGCATATGCCTGAATTGGAGTGGAGCTTTGGTTATCCTTTGGTGATTTTGATAATGATACTTTCTACGCTTTTTCCATTTTTGTATTTCAAGAAAAAGGGTTGGTTGAAATAA
- a CDS encoding TerC family protein: MLEWIADPQAWVTLITLSALEIVLGVDNIIFLAVLVNKLPEHQRNAGRIFGLALAMLTRIALLASIVWIMRLQTPLFSLMGVSISGRDLVLISGGAFLIYKSIQEIYAQIQDEEMIQVKRSGGFILTLIQIAILDIVFSLDSVITAVGMAQDLEIMILAIVVAVGVMMFVSKGVADFVQTYPTIKTLALAFLILVGGVLILDGFAVHIPKAYVYFAMGFSLSVELINLYIKKKSALNQSSD, from the coding sequence ATGCTAGAATGGATAGCAGATCCTCAAGCGTGGGTGACTCTGATCACTTTGAGTGCCTTAGAGATTGTGTTGGGGGTTGATAATATTATTTTTCTTGCCGTGTTAGTCAATAAGCTTCCAGAACATCAACGCAATGCGGGGAGAATCTTTGGCTTGGCGTTGGCTATGCTTACGCGTATTGCATTGTTAGCTTCTATTGTTTGGATTATGAGATTGCAAACTCCGCTTTTTAGCTTGATGGGTGTTTCTATCAGTGGGAGAGATTTAGTGTTGATTAGTGGTGGAGCATTTTTGATTTACAAAAGCATCCAAGAGATTTATGCTCAAATCCAAGATGAAGAGATGATACAAGTCAAGCGTTCGGGTGGGTTTATATTGACTTTGATTCAGATTGCTATTTTGGATATTGTGTTTTCTTTGGATTCTGTGATTACTGCTGTGGGAATGGCTCAAGATCTTGAGATTATGATTTTGGCGATTGTAGTTGCTGTAGGGGTGATGATGTTTGTCAGCAAGGGGGTTGCAGATTTTGTTCAAACTTATCCTACTATCAAAACCTTAGCCCTTGCTTTTTTGATTTTGGTGGGCGGGGTTTTGATTTTGGATGGTTTTGCTGTGCATATTCCCAAAGCTTATGTTTATTTTGCGATGGGCTTCTCGCTTAGTGTGGAGTTGATCAATCTTTATATCAAGAAAAAAAGTGCATTGAATCAATCAAGCGATTAA